One genomic segment of Danio aesculapii chromosome 15, fDanAes4.1, whole genome shotgun sequence includes these proteins:
- the LOC130241751 gene encoding C3a anaphylatoxin chemotactic receptor-like, which translates to MENSSFELKNVTGNSTDKSTVENKRFEIFMACIFAVTFVVGLIGNGLVIFLAGCRMKTTVNSIWFLNLAIIDFSFFVLSITNFSLILSHQHSVFTGDFLFISISQNLFASVWSRVVISLDRCLCTWMAVWAQNNRTLCKARIICIVILVSSILYILPFFNVVGVKGTNVAYAFIVSFLIPFLIIASSYIAIGVKIKRLKKRKHFRSYRLIITVILTFFICSFPQYICWIWRVMAKNNNWTLTYKFWNLFHFTLYLVNLNNSLNPFLYVFMCDDYKKKLKQSLVLVLETAFA; encoded by the exons ATGG AAAACAGCAGTTTTGAGCTTAAAAATGTGACTGGAAACTCAACAGACAAGAGCACTGTGGAGAACAAGAGATTTGAGATTTTTATGGCCTGCATTTTCGCTGTAACTTTTGTAGTGGGTCTCATTGGAAATGGGCTGGTCATATTTCTGGCCGGCTGCAGAATGAAGACGACTGTCAACTCCATTTGGTTTCTGAATTTGGCGATTATAGACTTCAGTTTTTTTGTACTTTCAATCACAAATTTTTCCTTAATCTTGAGCCATCAGCACAGTGTCTTCACAGGCGACTTTCTCTTCATCTCAATATCACAAAATCTGTTTGCTAGTGTTTGGTCTCGTGTAGTTATCAGTCTGGATCGATGCCTGTGCACATGGATGGCTGTTTGGGCTCAAAATAACAGAACTCTGTGTAAAGCCAGAATCATCTGCATCGTCATCTTGGTTTCATCCATCCTCTACATTTTACCTTTCTTTAACGTTGTTGGGGTTAAAGGTACAAATGTCGCATATGCATTTATAGTTTCCTTTCTCATCCCCTTCCTGATCATTGCATCTTCATACATCGCTATTGGAGTAAAAATCAAACGCCTCAAAAAGAGGAAGCATTTCAGGTCATACAGACTCATTATAACTGTAATCCTGACTTTCTTCATCTGTTCATTTCCACAATATATTTGCTGGATTTGGAGAGTaatggcaaaaaataataattggacTCTCACTTATAAATTTTGGAACCTATTTCATTTTACTCTCTACCTGGTTAATCTCAACAACAGTCTGAACCCATTTCTctatgtgttcatgtgtgatgATTATAAGAAGAAGCTGAAACAGTCTCTGGTGCTGGTGCTGGAGACGGCGTTTGCTTGA